In Mucilaginibacter sp. KACC 22063, the genomic stretch GAGATTAAAAGCCCGGTTCATGAAAAAACTAATGCCACGTACACTGTACCACTGGGTAAAAGGATATTTGACCTCTTTTTTTCAGGAATGGCTTTACTGTTCTTGTCCCCTGTTTTTCTTTTAATTTACATTCTTGTTCGTTTAGAATCAAAGGGCCCTGCATTTTATTATTCGCTGCGTGTGGGTACCGGTTACCAGGTTTTTAAGTTCTACAAGTTCAGATCTATGTATGTAAATGCTGATAAGCGTTTAAAAGATCTGAAACACCTTAATCAGTACTCAAACGGCAGTACAGAAGCACCAGCCCCTGTTACAGAAGAAACTGCGATTTTTCTTTGTAACGATTGTTTAAAGGCTGGCAAATGTCAGTTCCCGGTGTATGCTGATAAAAACAGCTGGTGCGAAAAGGATTATTCTAAAAATAAAAAGAGCGCTGCCGGTTCAGCTTTCTTTAAGCTCAAGAACGACCCACGTATTACTAAGGTGGGTAACTTTATCCGTAATACTTCTATCGACGAATTACCGCAACTTTGGAACGTATTTATTGGCGATATGAGCATTGTAGGTAACCGTCCGTTACCAATTTACGAAGCCGAAAAACTAACTACAGATAAATACGCATTACGCTTTAATGCCCCGGCAGGTATTACTGGCTTGTGGCAGGTTGAAAAACGCGGTAAAGGTGAAATGAGCGAAGAAGAGCGGTTGATGCTGGATAATGTTTATGCACAAAACCACAGCCTTAAAAACGACCTTCGCCTGATCTTTAAAACAATACCTGCGTTACTGCAAAAAGAAAACGTATAAGGTTGTTTTAGATTTCAATCAAGGGATTTAATTACTCGCAACTCAATAACTCGTAACTGAAAACTTAATTAGGCGCGTTCCCATTGCTTACTGTCAAAATTATATCTTTTGATCACTCTCGCCGGATTCCCTGCTACAACAGAATACGGCGGAACATCTTTAGTGACAACCGAACCGCCACCAACTACACTGTGTTTACCAACGGTGACACCTGCGGTGATAACTGAATTAGCCGCTATCCAGCAGTCGTCTTCAATGATGATCTGGCTGGTTACAACCTTTTGCTTTGATATAGGCACAGTAACATCCTGATAACCATGATTAAGGGCGCTTGCTACGATGTTTTGGGCAAATATCACATTG encodes the following:
- a CDS encoding sugar transferase, with protein sequence MAETTAATEYIAVIHSNEEIAFMLKYCDFESKQLLHYNNGVELASAWENQKLNIVAIISQSEILAPSGIALAEALRKKGLPSVPFFLISNQLNSNLRKLALNAGIVDVFKQPVKPHKLQARVNFLAKYWSEIKSPVHEKTNATYTVPLGKRIFDLFFSGMALLFLSPVFLLIYILVRLESKGPAFYYSLRVGTGYQVFKFYKFRSMYVNADKRLKDLKHLNQYSNGSTEAPAPVTEETAIFLCNDCLKAGKCQFPVYADKNSWCEKDYSKNKKSAAGSAFFKLKNDPRITKVGNFIRNTSIDELPQLWNVFIGDMSIVGNRPLPIYEAEKLTTDKYALRFNAPAGITGLWQVEKRGKGEMSEEERLMLDNVYAQNHSLKNDLRLIFKTIPALLQKENV